A single Zootoca vivipara chromosome 1, rZooViv1.1, whole genome shotgun sequence DNA region contains:
- the TRAF3IP1 gene encoding TRAF3-interacting protein 1 isoform X3: MQGSMVRRTQELLGRVIRKPPLTERLLSKPPFRYLHDVIGEVIRSTGFMKGLYTEAEMKSDNVKDKDAKIGFLQKAIDVVIMVTGEPLAVKPARIVAGHEPERTNELLQAIAKCCLNKLSSDEAVQRVLAGEKADMKGGIPSSKTQNRTEDQRSHKEGRGDSEIKDRNSIQDQKPKEEIKEEGSRRKERESDKHKDYENRHKNLDKDNFKEGEKNERERNTVKNRSSKQGRESEKIRDKEKGDGEEEKEEHDKERDRERKQHEGGREKDRLREKDKEKAKEKEHEKIREKGKDREKDKRRERVKETEQSREQGKDKADKKLTGSEENVAKKLLERSVKDKAEPDKESENAARLSRQHSTKGPRQRAKPVGEGILMGANTIAATLADEKPATVLHGKTEPEIAVKQRGDSSSDAEGDVLNTAAPEKMVVSENSEITNELPSQVTQRRLPRPSSARPAPPRIKRQESTEVLAPERNGSAKIVTNVIIDKEEEDDDDQFVVEAALHLPEMAEMAMEATVELEEDEKHGGLVKKILETKKDYELSQLPKSAEKEKPLLSEAARKKEKDLVAKEIEKFRGSIQALCRSALPLGKIMDYIQEDVDAMKNELQMWQNENKQLEEALQKEQSITDSVVDPLKVELAELDQLIKDEQDKICAKMANILKNDEKIQKMVHNINSRR, encoded by the exons ATGCAGGGCTCCATGGTCCGTCGCACGCAGGAGCTGCTGGGGCGAGTGATCCGGAAGCCGCCCCTCACGGAGCGCCTTCTCAGCAAGCCCCCCTTCCGATACCTGCACGACGTGATCGGGGAG gTAATTAGATCAACTGGTTTCATGAAAGGACTGTACACAGAAGCAGAGATGAAATCTGATAATGTTAAG GATAAAGATGCAAAAATCGGCTTCCTTCAGAAAGCAATTGATGTTGTCATCATGGTGACGGGGGAACCTTTGGCAGTGAAGCCTGCACGTATTGTTGCTGGGCATGAACCCGAAAGAACCAATGAACTACTCCAGGCAATTGCCAAATGCTGTCTTAATAAG CTATCCAGTGATGAAGCTGTTCAAAGAGTCCTTGCTGGGGAGAAAGCTGATATGAAAGGAGGGATACCATCTTCTAAAACCCAAAACAGAACAGAAGATCAAAGATCCCATAAAGAG ggAAGAGGTGACTCAGAAATAAAAGACCGAAACTCAATTCAAGACCAAAAACCCAAAGAAGAGATAAAAGAGGAAGGGAGCAGgcgaaaagaaagagaaagtgacaAACATAAGGATTATGAGAACCGGCACAAAAATCTTGATAAAGACAATTTTAAAGAAGGTGagaaaaatgaaagagagagaaataccgTTAAGAATAGGTCAAGCAAACAGGGAAGAGAGTCAGAGAAAATCAGAGACAAAGAAAAAGGagatggggaagaagaaaaagaggagcatGATAAAGAAAGGGACAGAGAAAGGAAACAACATGAGGGTGGAAGAGAAAAAGACAGATTAAGAGAAAAAGACAAAGAGAAGGCCAAGGAAAAGGAACATGAGAAGatcagagaaaagggaaaagatcGAGAAAAAGATAAACGAAGGGAACGAGTGAAAGAGACGGAGCAGTCACGTGAACAAGGAAAGGACAAGgcagataaaaag CTTACAGGATCAGAGGAGAATGTAGCTAAAAAACTGTTGGAACGATCTGTAAAAGATAAAGCTGAGCCAGATAAAGAA AGTGAAAACGCAGCAAGATTATCAAGGCAACATTCAACAAAGGGACCAAGACAACGAGCCAAACCTGTTGGGGAAG GAATATTAATGGGAGCTAATACCATTGCAGCTACACTTGCAGATGAAAAACCGGCAACTGTTTTACATGGAAAAACTGAGCCAGAAATTGCAGTAAAACAGAGAG GTGACTCATCCAGTGATGCAG AAGGAGATGTTTTGAACACTGCTGCCCCTGAAAAAATGGTTGTTTCTGAAAATAGCGAAATTACTAATGAGCTTCCTTCTCAAGTCACCCAAAG AAGACTTCCACGACCCAGCAGTGCAAGACCAGCTCCACCCCGGATAAAACGCCAAGAAAGTACAGAGGTTTTAGCACCTGAGAG AAATGGCAGTGCCAAAATAGTGACAAATGTCATTATAGACAAAGAGGAGGAAGACGACGACGATCAGTTTGTTGTGGAGGCAGCACTGCATCTGCCTGAAATGGCAGAAATGGCAATG GAGgcaacagtagagttggaagaagaTGAGAAGCATG GTGGGCTTGTCAAAAAAATACTGGAAACAAAGAAAGATTATGAATTGTCACAGTTGCCAAAATCTGCTGAGAAG GAAAAACCACTTTTATCAGAAGCagcaaggaaaaaagagaaagatctaGTGGCAAAGGAAATAGAGAAGTTCCGTGGATCCATTCAGGCCCTTTGTCGGAGCGCTCTCCCCCTTGGAAAAATCATGGACTATATTCAGGAAGATGTGGATGCCATGAAGAATGAACTCCAGATGTGGCAGAATGAAAATAAACAACTTGAAGAGGCCCTACAGAAAGAACAAAG
- the TRAF3IP1 gene encoding TRAF3-interacting protein 1 isoform X5 — MQGSMVRRTQELLGRVIRKPPLTERLLSKPPFRYLHDVIGEVIRSTGFMKGLYTEAEMKSDNVKDKDAKIGFLQKAIDVVIMVTGEPLAVKPARIVAGHEPERTNELLQAIAKCCLNKLSSDEAVQRVLAGEKADMKGGIPSSKTQNRTEDQRSHKEGRGDSEIKDRNSIQDQKPKEEIKEEGSRRKERESDKHKDYENRHKNLDKDNFKEGEKNERERNTVKNRSSKQGRESEKIRDKEKGDGEEEKEEHDKERDRERKQHEGGREKDRLREKDKEKAKEKEHEKIREKGKDREKDKRRERVKETEQSREQGKDKADKKLTGSEENVAKKLLERSVKDKAEPDKESENAARLSRQHSTKGPRQRAKPVGEDEKPATVLHGKTEPEIAVKQRGDSSSDAEGDVLNTAAPEKMVVSENSEITNELPSQVTQRRLPRPSSARPAPPRIKRQESTEVLAPERNGSAKIVTNVIIDKEEEDDDDQFVVEAALHLPEMAEMAMEATVELEEDEKHGGLVKKILETKKDYELSQLPKSAEKEKPLLSEAARKKEKDLVAKEIEKFRGSIQALCRSALPLGKIMDYIQEDVDAMKNELQMWQNENKQLEEALQKEQSITDSVVDPLKVELAELDQLIKDEQDKICAKMANILKNDEKIQKMVHNINSRR; from the exons ATGCAGGGCTCCATGGTCCGTCGCACGCAGGAGCTGCTGGGGCGAGTGATCCGGAAGCCGCCCCTCACGGAGCGCCTTCTCAGCAAGCCCCCCTTCCGATACCTGCACGACGTGATCGGGGAG gTAATTAGATCAACTGGTTTCATGAAAGGACTGTACACAGAAGCAGAGATGAAATCTGATAATGTTAAG GATAAAGATGCAAAAATCGGCTTCCTTCAGAAAGCAATTGATGTTGTCATCATGGTGACGGGGGAACCTTTGGCAGTGAAGCCTGCACGTATTGTTGCTGGGCATGAACCCGAAAGAACCAATGAACTACTCCAGGCAATTGCCAAATGCTGTCTTAATAAG CTATCCAGTGATGAAGCTGTTCAAAGAGTCCTTGCTGGGGAGAAAGCTGATATGAAAGGAGGGATACCATCTTCTAAAACCCAAAACAGAACAGAAGATCAAAGATCCCATAAAGAG ggAAGAGGTGACTCAGAAATAAAAGACCGAAACTCAATTCAAGACCAAAAACCCAAAGAAGAGATAAAAGAGGAAGGGAGCAGgcgaaaagaaagagaaagtgacaAACATAAGGATTATGAGAACCGGCACAAAAATCTTGATAAAGACAATTTTAAAGAAGGTGagaaaaatgaaagagagagaaataccgTTAAGAATAGGTCAAGCAAACAGGGAAGAGAGTCAGAGAAAATCAGAGACAAAGAAAAAGGagatggggaagaagaaaaagaggagcatGATAAAGAAAGGGACAGAGAAAGGAAACAACATGAGGGTGGAAGAGAAAAAGACAGATTAAGAGAAAAAGACAAAGAGAAGGCCAAGGAAAAGGAACATGAGAAGatcagagaaaagggaaaagatcGAGAAAAAGATAAACGAAGGGAACGAGTGAAAGAGACGGAGCAGTCACGTGAACAAGGAAAGGACAAGgcagataaaaag CTTACAGGATCAGAGGAGAATGTAGCTAAAAAACTGTTGGAACGATCTGTAAAAGATAAAGCTGAGCCAGATAAAGAA AGTGAAAACGCAGCAAGATTATCAAGGCAACATTCAACAAAGGGACCAAGACAACGAGCCAAACCTGTTGGGGAAG ATGAAAAACCGGCAACTGTTTTACATGGAAAAACTGAGCCAGAAATTGCAGTAAAACAGAGAG GTGACTCATCCAGTGATGCAG AAGGAGATGTTTTGAACACTGCTGCCCCTGAAAAAATGGTTGTTTCTGAAAATAGCGAAATTACTAATGAGCTTCCTTCTCAAGTCACCCAAAG AAGACTTCCACGACCCAGCAGTGCAAGACCAGCTCCACCCCGGATAAAACGCCAAGAAAGTACAGAGGTTTTAGCACCTGAGAG AAATGGCAGTGCCAAAATAGTGACAAATGTCATTATAGACAAAGAGGAGGAAGACGACGACGATCAGTTTGTTGTGGAGGCAGCACTGCATCTGCCTGAAATGGCAGAAATGGCAATG GAGgcaacagtagagttggaagaagaTGAGAAGCATG GTGGGCTTGTCAAAAAAATACTGGAAACAAAGAAAGATTATGAATTGTCACAGTTGCCAAAATCTGCTGAGAAG GAAAAACCACTTTTATCAGAAGCagcaaggaaaaaagagaaagatctaGTGGCAAAGGAAATAGAGAAGTTCCGTGGATCCATTCAGGCCCTTTGTCGGAGCGCTCTCCCCCTTGGAAAAATCATGGACTATATTCAGGAAGATGTGGATGCCATGAAGAATGAACTCCAGATGTGGCAGAATGAAAATAAACAACTTGAAGAGGCCCTACAGAAAGAACAAAG
- the TRAF3IP1 gene encoding TRAF3-interacting protein 1 isoform X4 yields the protein MQGSMVRRTQELLGRVIRKPPLTERLLSKPPFRYLHDVIGEVIRSTGFMKGLYTEAEMKSDNVKDKDAKIGFLQKAIDVVIMVTGEPLAVKPARIVAGHEPERTNELLQAIAKCCLNKLSSDEAVQRVLAGEKADMKGGIPSSKTQNRTEDQRSHKEGRGDSEIKDRNSIQDQKPKEEIKEEGSRRKERESDKHKDYENRHKNLDKDNFKEGEKNERERNTVKNRSSKQGRESEKIRDKEKGDGEEEKEEHDKERDRERKQHEGGREKDRLREKDKEKAKEKEHEKIREKGKDREKDKRRERVKETEQSREQGKDKADKKLTGSEENVAKKLLERSVKDKAEPDKESENAARLSRQHSTKGPRQRAKPVGEATLADEKPATVLHGKTEPEIAVKQRGDSSSDAEGDVLNTAAPEKMVVSENSEITNELPSQVTQRRLPRPSSARPAPPRIKRQESTEVLAPERNGSAKIVTNVIIDKEEEDDDDQFVVEAALHLPEMAEMAMEATVELEEDEKHGGLVKKILETKKDYELSQLPKSAEKEKPLLSEAARKKEKDLVAKEIEKFRGSIQALCRSALPLGKIMDYIQEDVDAMKNELQMWQNENKQLEEALQKEQSITDSVVDPLKVELAELDQLIKDEQDKICAKMANILKNDEKIQKMVHNINSRR from the exons ATGCAGGGCTCCATGGTCCGTCGCACGCAGGAGCTGCTGGGGCGAGTGATCCGGAAGCCGCCCCTCACGGAGCGCCTTCTCAGCAAGCCCCCCTTCCGATACCTGCACGACGTGATCGGGGAG gTAATTAGATCAACTGGTTTCATGAAAGGACTGTACACAGAAGCAGAGATGAAATCTGATAATGTTAAG GATAAAGATGCAAAAATCGGCTTCCTTCAGAAAGCAATTGATGTTGTCATCATGGTGACGGGGGAACCTTTGGCAGTGAAGCCTGCACGTATTGTTGCTGGGCATGAACCCGAAAGAACCAATGAACTACTCCAGGCAATTGCCAAATGCTGTCTTAATAAG CTATCCAGTGATGAAGCTGTTCAAAGAGTCCTTGCTGGGGAGAAAGCTGATATGAAAGGAGGGATACCATCTTCTAAAACCCAAAACAGAACAGAAGATCAAAGATCCCATAAAGAG ggAAGAGGTGACTCAGAAATAAAAGACCGAAACTCAATTCAAGACCAAAAACCCAAAGAAGAGATAAAAGAGGAAGGGAGCAGgcgaaaagaaagagaaagtgacaAACATAAGGATTATGAGAACCGGCACAAAAATCTTGATAAAGACAATTTTAAAGAAGGTGagaaaaatgaaagagagagaaataccgTTAAGAATAGGTCAAGCAAACAGGGAAGAGAGTCAGAGAAAATCAGAGACAAAGAAAAAGGagatggggaagaagaaaaagaggagcatGATAAAGAAAGGGACAGAGAAAGGAAACAACATGAGGGTGGAAGAGAAAAAGACAGATTAAGAGAAAAAGACAAAGAGAAGGCCAAGGAAAAGGAACATGAGAAGatcagagaaaagggaaaagatcGAGAAAAAGATAAACGAAGGGAACGAGTGAAAGAGACGGAGCAGTCACGTGAACAAGGAAAGGACAAGgcagataaaaag CTTACAGGATCAGAGGAGAATGTAGCTAAAAAACTGTTGGAACGATCTGTAAAAGATAAAGCTGAGCCAGATAAAGAA AGTGAAAACGCAGCAAGATTATCAAGGCAACATTCAACAAAGGGACCAAGACAACGAGCCAAACCTGTTGGGGAAG CTACACTTGCAGATGAAAAACCGGCAACTGTTTTACATGGAAAAACTGAGCCAGAAATTGCAGTAAAACAGAGAG GTGACTCATCCAGTGATGCAG AAGGAGATGTTTTGAACACTGCTGCCCCTGAAAAAATGGTTGTTTCTGAAAATAGCGAAATTACTAATGAGCTTCCTTCTCAAGTCACCCAAAG AAGACTTCCACGACCCAGCAGTGCAAGACCAGCTCCACCCCGGATAAAACGCCAAGAAAGTACAGAGGTTTTAGCACCTGAGAG AAATGGCAGTGCCAAAATAGTGACAAATGTCATTATAGACAAAGAGGAGGAAGACGACGACGATCAGTTTGTTGTGGAGGCAGCACTGCATCTGCCTGAAATGGCAGAAATGGCAATG GAGgcaacagtagagttggaagaagaTGAGAAGCATG GTGGGCTTGTCAAAAAAATACTGGAAACAAAGAAAGATTATGAATTGTCACAGTTGCCAAAATCTGCTGAGAAG GAAAAACCACTTTTATCAGAAGCagcaaggaaaaaagagaaagatctaGTGGCAAAGGAAATAGAGAAGTTCCGTGGATCCATTCAGGCCCTTTGTCGGAGCGCTCTCCCCCTTGGAAAAATCATGGACTATATTCAGGAAGATGTGGATGCCATGAAGAATGAACTCCAGATGTGGCAGAATGAAAATAAACAACTTGAAGAGGCCCTACAGAAAGAACAAAG
- the TRAF3IP1 gene encoding TRAF3-interacting protein 1 isoform X1: protein MQGSMVRRTQELLGRVIRKPPLTERLLSKPPFRYLHDVIGEVIRSTGFMKGLYTEAEMKSDNVKDKDAKIGFLQKAIDVVIMVTGEPLAVKPARIVAGHEPERTNELLQAIAKCCLNKLSSDEAVQRVLAGEKADMKGGIPSSKTQNRTEDQRSHKEGRGDSEIKDRNSIQDQKPKEEIKEEGSRRKERESDKHKDYENRHKNLDKDNFKEGEKNERERNTVKNRSSKQGRESEKIRDKEKGDGEEEKEEHDKERDRERKQHEGGREKDRLREKDKEKAKEKEHEKIREKGKDREKDKRRERVKETEQSREQGKDKADKKLTGSEENVAKKLLERSVKDKAEPDKESENAARLSRQHSTKGPRQRAKPVGEGRKETSKSVSSGAIERTANMLKQKIEPVITEQEPGILMGANTIAATLADEKPATVLHGKTEPEIAVKQRGDSSSDAEGDVLNTAAPEKMVVSENSEITNELPSQVTQRRLPRPSSARPAPPRIKRQESTEVLAPERNGSAKIVTNVIIDKEEEDDDDQFVVEAALHLPEMAEMAMEATVELEEDEKHGGLVKKILETKKDYELSQLPKSAEKEKPLLSEAARKKEKDLVAKEIEKFRGSIQALCRSALPLGKIMDYIQEDVDAMKNELQMWQNENKQLEEALQKEQSITDSVVDPLKVELAELDQLIKDEQDKICAKMANILKNDEKIQKMVHNINSRR, encoded by the exons ATGCAGGGCTCCATGGTCCGTCGCACGCAGGAGCTGCTGGGGCGAGTGATCCGGAAGCCGCCCCTCACGGAGCGCCTTCTCAGCAAGCCCCCCTTCCGATACCTGCACGACGTGATCGGGGAG gTAATTAGATCAACTGGTTTCATGAAAGGACTGTACACAGAAGCAGAGATGAAATCTGATAATGTTAAG GATAAAGATGCAAAAATCGGCTTCCTTCAGAAAGCAATTGATGTTGTCATCATGGTGACGGGGGAACCTTTGGCAGTGAAGCCTGCACGTATTGTTGCTGGGCATGAACCCGAAAGAACCAATGAACTACTCCAGGCAATTGCCAAATGCTGTCTTAATAAG CTATCCAGTGATGAAGCTGTTCAAAGAGTCCTTGCTGGGGAGAAAGCTGATATGAAAGGAGGGATACCATCTTCTAAAACCCAAAACAGAACAGAAGATCAAAGATCCCATAAAGAG ggAAGAGGTGACTCAGAAATAAAAGACCGAAACTCAATTCAAGACCAAAAACCCAAAGAAGAGATAAAAGAGGAAGGGAGCAGgcgaaaagaaagagaaagtgacaAACATAAGGATTATGAGAACCGGCACAAAAATCTTGATAAAGACAATTTTAAAGAAGGTGagaaaaatgaaagagagagaaataccgTTAAGAATAGGTCAAGCAAACAGGGAAGAGAGTCAGAGAAAATCAGAGACAAAGAAAAAGGagatggggaagaagaaaaagaggagcatGATAAAGAAAGGGACAGAGAAAGGAAACAACATGAGGGTGGAAGAGAAAAAGACAGATTAAGAGAAAAAGACAAAGAGAAGGCCAAGGAAAAGGAACATGAGAAGatcagagaaaagggaaaagatcGAGAAAAAGATAAACGAAGGGAACGAGTGAAAGAGACGGAGCAGTCACGTGAACAAGGAAAGGACAAGgcagataaaaag CTTACAGGATCAGAGGAGAATGTAGCTAAAAAACTGTTGGAACGATCTGTAAAAGATAAAGCTGAGCCAGATAAAGAA AGTGAAAACGCAGCAAGATTATCAAGGCAACATTCAACAAAGGGACCAAGACAACGAGCCAAACCTGTTGGGGAAG GGCGAAAAGAAACTAGTAAAAGTGTATCTAGTGGTGCAATTGAAAGAACAGCTAACATGTTAAAACAGAAAATTGAGCCAGTTATTACAGAACAAGAGCCAG GAATATTAATGGGAGCTAATACCATTGCAGCTACACTTGCAGATGAAAAACCGGCAACTGTTTTACATGGAAAAACTGAGCCAGAAATTGCAGTAAAACAGAGAG GTGACTCATCCAGTGATGCAG AAGGAGATGTTTTGAACACTGCTGCCCCTGAAAAAATGGTTGTTTCTGAAAATAGCGAAATTACTAATGAGCTTCCTTCTCAAGTCACCCAAAG AAGACTTCCACGACCCAGCAGTGCAAGACCAGCTCCACCCCGGATAAAACGCCAAGAAAGTACAGAGGTTTTAGCACCTGAGAG AAATGGCAGTGCCAAAATAGTGACAAATGTCATTATAGACAAAGAGGAGGAAGACGACGACGATCAGTTTGTTGTGGAGGCAGCACTGCATCTGCCTGAAATGGCAGAAATGGCAATG GAGgcaacagtagagttggaagaagaTGAGAAGCATG GTGGGCTTGTCAAAAAAATACTGGAAACAAAGAAAGATTATGAATTGTCACAGTTGCCAAAATCTGCTGAGAAG GAAAAACCACTTTTATCAGAAGCagcaaggaaaaaagagaaagatctaGTGGCAAAGGAAATAGAGAAGTTCCGTGGATCCATTCAGGCCCTTTGTCGGAGCGCTCTCCCCCTTGGAAAAATCATGGACTATATTCAGGAAGATGTGGATGCCATGAAGAATGAACTCCAGATGTGGCAGAATGAAAATAAACAACTTGAAGAGGCCCTACAGAAAGAACAAAG
- the TRAF3IP1 gene encoding TRAF3-interacting protein 1 isoform X2, with protein MQGSMVRRTQELLGRVIRKPPLTERLLSKPPFRYLHDVIGEVIRSTGFMKGLYTEAEMKSDNVKDKDAKIGFLQKAIDVVIMVTGEPLAVKPARIVAGHEPERTNELLQAIAKCCLNKLSSDEAVQRVLAGEKADMKGGIPSSKTQNRTEDQRSHKEGRGDSEIKDRNSIQDQKPKEEIKEEGSRRKERESDKHKDYENRHKNLDKDNFKEGEKNERERNTVKNRSSKQGRESEKIRDKEKGDGEEEKEEHDKERDRERKQHEGGREKDRLREKDKEKAKEKEHEKIREKGKDREKDKRRERVKETEQSREQGKDKADKKLTGSEENVAKKLLERSVKDKAEPDKESENAARLSRQHSTKGPRQRAKPVGEGRKETSKSVSSGAIERTANMLKQKIEPVITEQEPATLADEKPATVLHGKTEPEIAVKQRGDSSSDAEGDVLNTAAPEKMVVSENSEITNELPSQVTQRRLPRPSSARPAPPRIKRQESTEVLAPERNGSAKIVTNVIIDKEEEDDDDQFVVEAALHLPEMAEMAMEATVELEEDEKHGGLVKKILETKKDYELSQLPKSAEKEKPLLSEAARKKEKDLVAKEIEKFRGSIQALCRSALPLGKIMDYIQEDVDAMKNELQMWQNENKQLEEALQKEQSITDSVVDPLKVELAELDQLIKDEQDKICAKMANILKNDEKIQKMVHNINSRR; from the exons ATGCAGGGCTCCATGGTCCGTCGCACGCAGGAGCTGCTGGGGCGAGTGATCCGGAAGCCGCCCCTCACGGAGCGCCTTCTCAGCAAGCCCCCCTTCCGATACCTGCACGACGTGATCGGGGAG gTAATTAGATCAACTGGTTTCATGAAAGGACTGTACACAGAAGCAGAGATGAAATCTGATAATGTTAAG GATAAAGATGCAAAAATCGGCTTCCTTCAGAAAGCAATTGATGTTGTCATCATGGTGACGGGGGAACCTTTGGCAGTGAAGCCTGCACGTATTGTTGCTGGGCATGAACCCGAAAGAACCAATGAACTACTCCAGGCAATTGCCAAATGCTGTCTTAATAAG CTATCCAGTGATGAAGCTGTTCAAAGAGTCCTTGCTGGGGAGAAAGCTGATATGAAAGGAGGGATACCATCTTCTAAAACCCAAAACAGAACAGAAGATCAAAGATCCCATAAAGAG ggAAGAGGTGACTCAGAAATAAAAGACCGAAACTCAATTCAAGACCAAAAACCCAAAGAAGAGATAAAAGAGGAAGGGAGCAGgcgaaaagaaagagaaagtgacaAACATAAGGATTATGAGAACCGGCACAAAAATCTTGATAAAGACAATTTTAAAGAAGGTGagaaaaatgaaagagagagaaataccgTTAAGAATAGGTCAAGCAAACAGGGAAGAGAGTCAGAGAAAATCAGAGACAAAGAAAAAGGagatggggaagaagaaaaagaggagcatGATAAAGAAAGGGACAGAGAAAGGAAACAACATGAGGGTGGAAGAGAAAAAGACAGATTAAGAGAAAAAGACAAAGAGAAGGCCAAGGAAAAGGAACATGAGAAGatcagagaaaagggaaaagatcGAGAAAAAGATAAACGAAGGGAACGAGTGAAAGAGACGGAGCAGTCACGTGAACAAGGAAAGGACAAGgcagataaaaag CTTACAGGATCAGAGGAGAATGTAGCTAAAAAACTGTTGGAACGATCTGTAAAAGATAAAGCTGAGCCAGATAAAGAA AGTGAAAACGCAGCAAGATTATCAAGGCAACATTCAACAAAGGGACCAAGACAACGAGCCAAACCTGTTGGGGAAG GGCGAAAAGAAACTAGTAAAAGTGTATCTAGTGGTGCAATTGAAAGAACAGCTAACATGTTAAAACAGAAAATTGAGCCAGTTATTACAGAACAAGAGCCAG CTACACTTGCAGATGAAAAACCGGCAACTGTTTTACATGGAAAAACTGAGCCAGAAATTGCAGTAAAACAGAGAG GTGACTCATCCAGTGATGCAG AAGGAGATGTTTTGAACACTGCTGCCCCTGAAAAAATGGTTGTTTCTGAAAATAGCGAAATTACTAATGAGCTTCCTTCTCAAGTCACCCAAAG AAGACTTCCACGACCCAGCAGTGCAAGACCAGCTCCACCCCGGATAAAACGCCAAGAAAGTACAGAGGTTTTAGCACCTGAGAG AAATGGCAGTGCCAAAATAGTGACAAATGTCATTATAGACAAAGAGGAGGAAGACGACGACGATCAGTTTGTTGTGGAGGCAGCACTGCATCTGCCTGAAATGGCAGAAATGGCAATG GAGgcaacagtagagttggaagaagaTGAGAAGCATG GTGGGCTTGTCAAAAAAATACTGGAAACAAAGAAAGATTATGAATTGTCACAGTTGCCAAAATCTGCTGAGAAG GAAAAACCACTTTTATCAGAAGCagcaaggaaaaaagagaaagatctaGTGGCAAAGGAAATAGAGAAGTTCCGTGGATCCATTCAGGCCCTTTGTCGGAGCGCTCTCCCCCTTGGAAAAATCATGGACTATATTCAGGAAGATGTGGATGCCATGAAGAATGAACTCCAGATGTGGCAGAATGAAAATAAACAACTTGAAGAGGCCCTACAGAAAGAACAAAG